In Methanobacterium bryantii, the following proteins share a genomic window:
- a CDS encoding class I SAM-dependent methyltransferase translates to MAEEFIKFWAELSNRYDSAIDNIMGEKIRPKIQEKLNEEDNLGNLLELGCGTGYFTETLANKSESIISTDISEEMLSIAMEKLKEFEFQVMDCQDLKFDEETFDTVFMGLVLLFTQPEKALKESCRVLKPGGLLIIVDPDISFLSFYGDLKFRFRALVNYRKIPTTSHFLNQEKIVDMLDKTGFEVFRKEIICDETNPNYVTANYIKAVTRK, encoded by the coding sequence TTGGCGGAAGAATTCATTAAATTTTGGGCAGAATTATCAAATAGATACGATTCAGCTATAGATAATATCATGGGAGAAAAAATAAGGCCAAAAATACAGGAAAAGTTAAATGAAGAAGACAATTTAGGAAACCTTCTTGAACTTGGCTGCGGCACTGGTTATTTCACAGAAACACTCGCAAATAAGTCAGAAAGTATTATTTCAACTGATATTTCAGAGGAAATGCTGTCTATTGCCATGGAAAAACTAAAAGAATTTGAATTTCAGGTTATGGATTGTCAGGACCTTAAGTTTGATGAAGAAACATTTGATACTGTGTTTATGGGTTTGGTTCTTCTTTTTACTCAACCAGAGAAGGCTCTCAAAGAAAGCTGCCGGGTTTTAAAACCTGGAGGTTTACTCATAATAGTAGATCCAGATATTTCTTTTCTATCGTTTTATGGGGACTTAAAATTCAGGTTTAGAGCGCTTGTAAATTATCGTAAGATCCCCACTACAAGTCATTTTTTAAATCAAGAAAAGATAGTAGATATGCTGGATAAGACTGGATTTGAGGTATTCCGTAAAGAAATTATTTGTGACGAAACGAACCCTAACTATGTTACAGCTAATTATATTAAAGCAGTAACTCGGAAATAG
- a CDS encoding thymidylate synthase, with amino-acid sequence MSFQIEVNQIADGWETLVKKIMEEGKEINDERGSLTKEVLNTLVTIRDPLGKQRSKNKDENDMFEDIKIPTGYFWRGEKLKIYSEQFISDDKQGFVYTYGNRLRAHFEGIDQIQVAIDRLKNCTESRRSISVTWDPTTDTKVDEVPCMILVDLKIRDGKLYTTGLWRSHDIYGAWFPNAVGLTYLTKYAADQLGVEVGEVTIHSISAHIYEVNFDDAKKTLSMQLFGL; translated from the coding sequence ATGTCATTTCAAATTGAAGTCAACCAAATAGCAGACGGCTGGGAAACACTTGTAAAAAAGATCATGGAAGAAGGTAAGGAAATAAATGATGAGAGGGGTTCATTAACAAAAGAAGTTTTGAACACTCTTGTTACAATAAGAGACCCCCTTGGAAAACAGAGGTCTAAAAACAAAGATGAAAATGACATGTTTGAGGATATAAAAATACCAACTGGTTATTTCTGGAGAGGGGAAAAGCTTAAAATTTATTCTGAGCAGTTTATAAGTGATGATAAACAGGGATTTGTTTATACATACGGAAACCGCCTGAGAGCACACTTTGAGGGCATTGATCAGATTCAGGTAGCTATTGATAGGCTTAAAAACTGTACTGAATCAAGAAGATCCATTTCTGTAACATGGGACCCGACTACTGATACAAAAGTCGATGAAGTACCTTGTATGATCCTCGTAGATCTCAAAATAAGGGATGGAAAACTTTATACAACTGGTTTATGGAGGTCACATGACATATACGGTGCATGGTTCCCTAATGCAGTTGGTTTAACTTATTTAACCAAATATGCTGCTGATCAGCTTGGTGTAGAAGTAGGAGAAGTTACAATTCATTCTATAAGTGCCCACATATATGAAGTTAATTTTGATGACGCTAAGAAAACTTTAAGCATGCAGTTATTTGGTTTATAG
- a CDS encoding L-2-amino-thiazoline-4-carboxylic acid hydrolase: MELENIPAEVRWEISTKATMASAVGYGMALRQILDEDTVRQIELAIMSEAGKGIKSMAESLGLPAGNAKEVDDAFGVIGMILWGKMDYKIIESSSDKVVQRITRCPNLNYHEEMNVPIITMPDLCQTFSTSAVEELNPKYTQSYSKRMCEGDKYCEYVVELKKIK, translated from the coding sequence ATGGAATTAGAGAATATTCCTGCTGAAGTACGGTGGGAAATTTCAACAAAAGCGACCATGGCATCAGCTGTAGGTTATGGGATGGCTCTCAGGCAAATATTGGATGAAGATACAGTTCGGCAGATTGAATTGGCTATCATGTCTGAGGCGGGAAAAGGAATAAAGAGTATGGCTGAATCTTTGGGTTTGCCTGCAGGAAATGCTAAGGAGGTGGATGATGCATTTGGAGTTATAGGGATGATTTTATGGGGAAAAATGGACTATAAAATCATTGAATCCAGCAGTGATAAGGTAGTTCAACGTATAACCCGCTGCCCAAATCTAAATTACCATGAGGAGATGAATGTTCCAATTATAACCATGCCTGATCTTTGTCAGACCTTTTCAACCAGTGCTGTAGAAGAACTAAATCCCAAATATACGCAGAGTTACAGTAAAAGAATGTGTGAAGGCGATAAATACTGTGAATACGTTGTTGAATTAAAAAAAATAAAATGA
- a CDS encoding alpha/beta fold hydrolase: MENYHPFKSQDAKEAYLKLYDDTAKLWPLPSEVKMIDTSYGKTFVRISGPADAPPLVLLHGMGSNSLMWLRNIESLSEDYRTYAIDDIYGNGRSIYTKTIKDSNDFVNWLDELFDVLELGNNINLMGMSYGGWQAGLYALRFPDRLNKVTLLAPAATVLPVSSAFGIRAIFSMLPVRYFTKRLMYWVMEDAVKKDEEAMSELVDAMFLASKSFKTRRPPEPTVFDDDEWKSIGVPMLYVVGENEKIYSAEKAVQHLNTVAPQIKTDIIPGAGHDLVSVQAEMVDEMVLKFLK, encoded by the coding sequence ATGGAAAATTATCATCCCTTTAAATCCCAAGATGCAAAAGAAGCGTATCTGAAATTATACGATGATACTGCAAAGCTTTGGCCACTTCCTTCTGAAGTTAAAATGATAGATACATCTTATGGTAAAACATTTGTGCGCATTAGTGGGCCAGCAGATGCTCCTCCATTGGTTCTTTTACATGGAATGGGTAGTAATTCACTTATGTGGCTGCGAAACATTGAAAGTTTATCTGAAGATTATAGAACCTATGCCATAGATGATATTTATGGAAACGGGCGAAGTATATATACTAAAACCATCAAGGACTCAAACGACTTTGTAAACTGGCTTGATGAGTTATTTGATGTCCTTGAGTTAGGTAATAATATTAATCTTATGGGAATGTCGTATGGTGGCTGGCAGGCAGGTCTATATGCACTCAGATTCCCAGATAGACTCAATAAAGTTACATTATTAGCACCAGCTGCTACCGTATTGCCAGTAAGTTCTGCTTTTGGTATAAGGGCTATTTTTAGCATGCTGCCTGTCCGCTATTTTACTAAAAGATTAATGTACTGGGTTATGGAAGATGCAGTGAAGAAAGATGAGGAAGCAATGAGTGAATTAGTGGATGCTATGTTTCTGGCGTCAAAATCTTTTAAAACAAGACGTCCTCCGGAACCAACAGTTTTCGATGATGATGAATGGAAAAGCATAGGAGTACCAATGCTTTATGTAGTAGGTGAAAATGAGAAGATTTATTCTGCCGAAAAAGCAGTTCAACATCTTAATACTGTGGCCCCTCAAATAAAAACAGATATTATTCCAGGTGCAGGCCATGATTTGGTGTCAGTACAGGCCGAAATGGTGGATGAAATGGTTCTAAAGTTTCTGAAGTGA
- a CDS encoding carboxymuconolactone decarboxylase family protein yields the protein MAEQKPRPYRFTEAISEDLSTAFNNLASEIMKEGALSPKEKSLIALACAVAVKCEQCVKAHKKQALMAGASKEEMLEAAAVAGQVRLGSGFTFASFLLDD from the coding sequence ATGGCAGAACAAAAACCAAGACCATACAGATTTACAGAAGCAATAAGTGAAGACTTAAGTACTGCGTTCAATAATCTAGCTTCAGAAATAATGAAAGAAGGAGCATTATCCCCAAAAGAAAAGTCATTAATAGCACTGGCCTGTGCAGTAGCCGTTAAATGTGAACAATGCGTGAAAGCACACAAAAAACAGGCTTTAATGGCTGGTGCAAGTAAAGAAGAAATGCTGGAAGCTGCAGCAGTAGCAGGACAAGTTCGCCTTGGATCAGGTTTCACTTTCGCATCTTTCCTTCTTGATGATTAA
- a CDS encoding pyridoxamine 5'-phosphate oxidase family protein translates to MDFKDCINFANETPVCYLATVEGDQPRVRALGFWFADENGFYFQIGGMKDMYGQLQANPKVEACFWQPDEATGKMMRVAGEIEFVDDPDLKKKVLEDRPFLKEFGMTFDSPGLIIFRIAKGKAYFWTMTTNFEPKKFINFG, encoded by the coding sequence ATGGATTTTAAAGACTGTATAAATTTTGCAAATGAAACACCAGTTTGCTATCTAGCAACAGTAGAAGGGGATCAACCTAGAGTAAGGGCATTGGGTTTCTGGTTTGCAGATGAAAATGGATTTTACTTCCAGATTGGGGGTATGAAAGACATGTACGGACAGCTTCAAGCAAATCCTAAAGTAGAGGCATGTTTCTGGCAGCCAGATGAAGCGACAGGAAAAATGATGAGGGTAGCTGGTGAAATAGAATTTGTTGATGACCCCGATCTTAAAAAAAAGGTTTTAGAAGATAGGCCATTCCTTAAGGAATTTGGTATGACATTTGATAGTCCAGGCCTTATAATTTTCCGCATTGCCAAAGGTAAAGCCTACTTCTGGACAATGACAACCAACTTTGAGCCTAAAAAGTTCATTAATTTTGGCTGA
- a CDS encoding MBL fold metallo-hydrolase — protein MKITVLTENTKLKNSDLIAEHGISLFIEKNGYKILFDTGGPQESAIKNASRLGIDLRKVDAVIISHGHDDHTGGLLKFFQINDKAPVYLKKEALGSYYSKRPEGEKYIGIDSEIPEKHMERLHFVDETAEIAQDVFLVPNIKKDFPISCSNHVLFKEINGKLVMDNFKHELFMVIENDKDLTVLTGCGHSGTKNIVNTAKEVFPDKKIGTVIGGFHLQAGARTFEVAKKEEIEEIAEWLKLEATGQIYTGHCTGERGFNIMKPILSDKLKSIYTGMEITL, from the coding sequence ATGAAAATAACTGTTTTGACTGAAAATACCAAGCTAAAAAATTCTGATTTAATTGCAGAACATGGGATCTCACTATTTATTGAAAAAAATGGCTATAAAATCCTTTTTGATACTGGAGGCCCTCAGGAAAGTGCAATAAAAAATGCGTCAAGATTAGGCATTGATCTACGGAAAGTGGATGCTGTAATCATTTCTCATGGACATGACGATCATACTGGAGGACTTCTAAAATTTTTCCAGATTAACGATAAAGCACCAGTTTACCTTAAAAAGGAAGCTTTAGGTTCTTATTATTCTAAACGCCCTGAAGGGGAAAAATACATAGGTATTGACAGTGAGATACCTGAAAAACATATGGAAAGGTTACATTTTGTTGATGAAACCGCAGAAATTGCTCAGGATGTATTTTTAGTTCCAAATATCAAGAAAGATTTCCCAATCTCTTGTAGTAATCATGTTTTATTTAAAGAAATAAATGGAAAATTAGTAATGGATAATTTTAAACATGAGTTATTTATGGTAATAGAAAATGATAAGGATTTAACTGTTTTAACTGGTTGTGGGCACAGTGGAACAAAAAATATCGTAAACACAGCTAAAGAAGTTTTTCCTGATAAAAAGATAGGTACTGTGATTGGAGGGTTTCATCTCCAGGCGGGAGCCCGTACATTTGAGGTGGCCAAAAAAGAAGAAATTGAAGAAATAGCGGAGTGGTTAAAATTGGAAGCTACAGGACAAATTTACACGGGTCATTGTACTGGAGAACGTGGATTTAATATAATGAAACCAATTTTAAGCGATAAGTTAAAAAGCATTTATACTGGGATGGAAATTACTTTATAA
- a CDS encoding DUF1894 domain-containing protein, whose product MFCLETYLQESEDYKVLIARTGFKEAIEVIKENALEIIYVNPGDKVLGARIIGIPPISVGINEKKGTVLFPYTKPCHGTAVVEIPVGQEEIDNVKKLNIK is encoded by the coding sequence ATGTTCTGCCTTGAAACATATTTGCAAGAATCTGAAGATTATAAAGTATTAATAGCCAGAACAGGTTTTAAAGAAGCTATCGAAGTTATTAAAGAAAATGCTCTTGAAATAATCTACGTTAATCCGGGAGATAAGGTTTTAGGTGCTAGAATTATTGGAATACCTCCAATATCTGTAGGTATCAATGAAAAAAAAGGTACTGTACTGTTTCCTTATACAAAACCTTGCCATGGAACTGCAGTAGTTGAAATACCTGTTGGTCAAGAAGAAATAGACAATGTAAAGAAGTTAAATATTAAATAA
- a CDS encoding TetR/AcrR family transcriptional regulator, which translates to MSERMARRKKERRNEIMDVAEKMIAQKGVQGMTMKEVAEKADVATGTLYVYFKNKNSLCAAVNARINRQMRVIMEEESASCLNACKKIKATIDVVLKFKEKHPDKWSAFKELLLVHYDTGNINVTCSDNGCNINDFQDISDENIRDLLIEDKKMSQLMEDIYKRGIQEGCINSELDLLPTILFMRMSLFTALEPIPYAQRILKAENIDPEHFLEVVLDLMRRAVRPQSAEEK; encoded by the coding sequence ATGAGCGAGAGAATGGCGCGCAGAAAAAAAGAGCGTAGAAATGAAATCATGGATGTGGCTGAGAAAATGATTGCCCAAAAAGGAGTTCAGGGCATGACTATGAAAGAAGTGGCAGAGAAAGCAGATGTAGCCACAGGCACTCTTTATGTGTACTTTAAAAATAAAAATTCGCTTTGTGCAGCAGTTAATGCTAGAATTAATAGGCAAATGAGAGTAATAATGGAAGAGGAAAGTGCGAGTTGTTTGAATGCATGTAAAAAAATAAAAGCTACGATTGATGTTGTACTTAAATTTAAAGAAAAACATCCGGATAAGTGGAGTGCATTTAAAGAATTACTTTTAGTTCATTATGATACTGGGAATATAAATGTTACCTGCAGTGATAATGGGTGTAATATCAATGATTTTCAAGATATTTCAGATGAGAATATAAGAGATCTTTTGATAGAGGATAAAAAAATGTCACAGTTAATGGAAGATATCTACAAGCGGGGCATTCAAGAGGGCTGCATAAATTCTGAATTAGATCTTTTGCCAACAATACTATTTATGAGGATGTCACTTTTTACGGCACTTGAACCAATTCCTTATGCACAGCGAATTTTAAAAGCAGAGAATATAGATCCAGAACATTTCTTAGAAGTGGTTTTGGATTTAATGCGTCGTGCTGTGCGTCCACAATCAGCTGAAGAAAAATAA
- a CDS encoding DUF1847 domain-containing protein, whose protein sequence is MSDESVKCSKCGVFACLENKPLNTPKFCPMNTREDVLDAALKQYFNLDDQKMMSAAACTVIKGIANSWTRIEDVINFAREMGYKKLGIATCIALISESRILTEILETKGFEVKSVCCKSGNNFEGDIGLHDIDLKLDFESANNLNVNSGGQKDIPLCNPIGQAFLLNNEKTDLNVLLGLCTGHDALFIKHSEAPVTPLIVKDRRTLHNPAAALYGSSHFFKRLMKPEME, encoded by the coding sequence ATGTCTGATGAATCTGTAAAATGCAGTAAGTGTGGAGTATTTGCATGCCTAGAAAATAAACCTTTAAATACGCCCAAATTTTGCCCGATGAATACACGAGAAGATGTACTGGATGCAGCTTTAAAACAATATTTCAATCTAGATGATCAAAAGATGATGTCAGCCGCTGCTTGTACTGTAATTAAAGGTATTGCAAACTCATGGACACGTATAGAAGATGTAATAAATTTTGCAAGAGAAATGGGGTATAAAAAGCTTGGTATAGCAACATGCATAGCCCTAATTTCTGAATCAAGAATCTTAACTGAAATACTTGAGACAAAAGGATTTGAAGTTAAATCAGTATGCTGCAAATCTGGTAATAATTTTGAAGGAGATATTGGATTACATGATATTGATTTAAAACTGGATTTTGAGTCAGCAAACAACTTAAATGTAAATTCAGGTGGGCAAAAAGATATTCCATTGTGTAATCCTATAGGGCAGGCATTTTTATTGAATAATGAGAAAACGGACCTTAATGTCCTTTTGGGTCTATGTACTGGCCATGATGCACTGTTTATCAAACACTCTGAAGCACCTGTCACTCCACTAATTGTCAAAGACCGACGAACATTACATAACCCTGCTGCAGCACTCTATGGATCTAGTCATTTCTTTAAAAGATTAATGAAACCGGAAATGGAGTAA
- a CDS encoding class I SAM-dependent methyltransferase: protein MPENKIEVNRKNPSKTAETIAVVRMSESRKTEDERICHDQYAVHFVSQAVLDFAAHNPEKYKAFVAQNESLVPGASNSIVARVRFFDDIVKSSINEGLEQLVILGAGYDTRAYRIEGLDNVKVFEVDYPATQSIKIEKITEIFGSLPDHVTYVPMDLELDKFGRQLLKSGYNKSLKTLFIMEGLLMYLSPEIVDEILSFIVHNSGKGSAIIFDYIPLSVVGGTCKLEAGQNWRNGVMAVGEPFLFGIKDGEIQSFLVQRGFKNIKNMASEDYKKAYFHGKNKNREVNSLSSFAYAVVE, encoded by the coding sequence ATGCCCGAAAATAAAATTGAGGTAAATAGAAAAAACCCCAGTAAAACGGCTGAGACAATAGCTGTGGTAAGGATGAGTGAATCGAGAAAAACTGAAGATGAGCGTATTTGTCATGATCAGTATGCTGTTCACTTTGTCAGCCAGGCGGTGCTGGATTTTGCGGCTCATAACCCTGAGAAGTATAAAGCGTTCGTAGCTCAAAATGAAAGCTTAGTTCCAGGGGCCAGTAACTCAATTGTGGCTAGAGTTAGATTTTTTGATGATATTGTAAAGTCATCCATTAATGAAGGCCTTGAACAGCTTGTCATACTTGGAGCTGGATATGATACCCGAGCATACCGGATTGAAGGGTTGGATAATGTTAAAGTGTTCGAGGTAGACTATCCTGCCACCCAGAGTATAAAAATCGAGAAGATCACTGAGATTTTTGGTTCACTTCCTGATCATGTAACATATGTTCCAATGGACCTTGAATTGGATAAGTTCGGCCGGCAGCTTCTGAAAAGTGGCTATAACAAGTCTCTGAAAACTCTTTTTATTATGGAAGGGCTTTTAATGTATCTCTCTCCTGAAATCGTGGACGAGATACTATCTTTCATAGTACATAATTCCGGCAAAGGCAGTGCCATAATTTTTGATTACATCCCACTATCTGTGGTTGGTGGTACATGTAAACTTGAAGCAGGACAGAACTGGCGAAATGGAGTTATGGCAGTTGGAGAGCCTTTTCTTTTTGGTATCAAAGATGGAGAAATTCAATCATTTCTAGTTCAAAGAGGATTCAAGAATATCAAGAATATGGCCAGCGAAGACTATAAAAAAGCCTATTTCCATGGGAAAAACAAGAATAGAGAGGTCAATAGTTTATCATCATTCGCCTATGCAGTGGTTGAATAG
- a CDS encoding TetR/AcrR family transcriptional regulator, translating to MSLIARKELEKEQRRNDILNAAEKLFFSKGYENVSLKDIAKEVKLGRSTLYLYFENKEELFFAIVLRGTRILYKMINDEVKKGKSSFSKLAGFRNAYYNFAKEHQDYLKAYNYLLSGRFDLAGIEPSEYKLFPSSEGKLYSEYKKKFEEIYIRNLEKGIIPNFPIPKFTTSEYLNEILILRREMLNIFSSAVEQGKKEGIVRPDVNSVEVTVLQTLIANSIDNLPPDLKDLLESQNISQKEFLKDVGELMGNMISNRKNIRKTK from the coding sequence ATGTCACTCATAGCCAGGAAAGAATTAGAAAAGGAACAGCGAAGAAATGATATATTAAACGCAGCAGAGAAATTATTCTTTTCTAAAGGTTATGAAAACGTTTCTTTAAAGGATATAGCTAAAGAAGTGAAATTAGGTAGATCTACGCTTTATTTATATTTTGAGAATAAAGAAGAATTATTTTTTGCAATTGTCCTTCGTGGAACCAGAATATTATATAAAATGATTAATGATGAAGTGAAGAAAGGAAAAAGCAGTTTTTCAAAACTTGCAGGATTTAGAAATGCTTATTATAACTTTGCTAAAGAACATCAGGATTATCTTAAAGCATATAATTATTTGCTGTCTGGAAGGTTTGATTTAGCGGGCATTGAGCCTTCAGAATATAAACTATTTCCTTCTTCTGAAGGTAAACTCTATTCTGAATATAAAAAGAAATTTGAAGAAATATATATAAGAAATTTAGAGAAAGGTATTATACCTAATTTTCCAATACCAAAATTCACAACCAGCGAATATTTAAATGAAATACTTATTTTGCGCCGGGAGATGTTGAATATTTTTAGTAGTGCAGTAGAACAAGGTAAAAAAGAAGGGATAGTTAGGCCTGATGTCAATTCTGTTGAAGTGACTGTTCTGCAAACTTTAATTGCAAATAGTATTGATAATTTACCTCCAGACCTTAAAGATTTACTTGAAAGCCAGAATATCAGTCAGAAAGAATTTTTAAAGGATGTTGGAGAGTTAATGGGTAATATGATTAGTAACAGAAAGAATATAAGGAAAACTAAATAA
- a CDS encoding methionine synthase, whose amino-acid sequence MLTTVVGSYPPLLKNPSSFSDKISNIFGTYDKYKPAIELAVKDQIDAGIDIISDGQVRDGMVEIFASSIYGMTVEDNTPKIVGKIMPSPKSVCANDLKFAIKIAKGISNEYGQKPKKTLEGSVKGVKGIITGPSTLVFSSRIEGYYDKKEDAVLDLAYALKKEAEHLENAGAAVVQIDEPFISTGVVDINVAKKAVGIIADGLSVPVSMHVCGEVVDIFDHLLKFPVDIADFEFAGIPANINALENVNLRGKKIGFGCLDNKTDKIESRDEVENLIKRGRDLIGAENMIADPDCGMRLRSREAALSKLKVMVDVAKGF is encoded by the coding sequence ATGTTAACTACAGTCGTTGGAAGTTACCCTCCCTTACTGAAAAACCCATCATCATTTTCAGATAAAATTTCTAATATTTTCGGAACTTATGATAAGTATAAACCTGCTATAGAGCTTGCAGTGAAGGATCAAATCGATGCAGGTATTGATATAATATCTGATGGACAGGTAAGGGATGGGATGGTGGAAATTTTTGCCAGTTCTATTTATGGGATGACTGTTGAAGATAACACTCCCAAAATTGTGGGAAAGATAATGCCTTCACCTAAATCAGTATGTGCAAATGATCTTAAATTTGCTATAAAGATAGCAAAGGGAATCTCAAATGAATACGGCCAAAAACCTAAGAAGACCCTTGAAGGCAGTGTTAAAGGAGTTAAGGGGATAATAACAGGCCCTTCTACACTTGTTTTTTCATCAAGAATTGAAGGATACTATGATAAAAAAGAAGATGCAGTCCTAGATTTAGCTTATGCTTTAAAGAAAGAAGCGGAACATCTTGAAAATGCAGGGGCTGCAGTGGTACAAATAGACGAACCTTTTATTTCTACTGGAGTTGTAGATATTAACGTTGCAAAGAAAGCTGTAGGGATCATAGCAGATGGTTTGTCCGTGCCAGTATCCATGCATGTATGTGGTGAAGTGGTGGATATATTTGACCATCTTTTAAAATTTCCGGTAGACATCGCGGACTTTGAATTTGCAGGTATCCCGGCCAATATCAACGCGCTTGAAAATGTGAATCTCCGCGGAAAAAAAATAGGGTTCGGGTGTCTGGATAACAAAACTGATAAAATTGAAAGCAGGGACGAAGTGGAAAACCTGATAAAAAGAGGTAGAGACCTTATCGGTGCTGAAAACATGATTGCCGACCCTGATTGTGGAATGAGGCTGAGGTCAAGGGAGGCAGCTCTTTCAAAGCTTAAAGTAATGGTAGACGTTGCTAAAGGTTTCTAA
- a CDS encoding SAM-dependent methyltransferase, whose product MSENKVEVNRENPSKMAEGIAMQRFGESAKPEGERICYDPYAVHFISPEIIKFGMKHPKEAKEKVEQMEKLFPGLSSSIMARVRYFDDFTKKSIVEGIEQLVVLGAGYDTRAYRIEELKDIKVFEVDHPNTQSFKIQKIGDIFGSRPDHVVYVPVDFEKDTLGQKLFDNGYDPLKKTLFIMEGLIMYIPPKAVAKTLLFIVENSGKGSKVIFDYYPESVVDGTCKLEIGTNIRNHVAEQGEPLQFGIEEEKIQDFLIEFGFSGIQNVTSENYKDMYFRGKNENREVCELLYFAHAVVE is encoded by the coding sequence ATGTCTGAAAATAAAGTTGAAGTTAATAGGGAAAACCCAAGTAAAATGGCTGAAGGAATTGCAATGCAAAGATTTGGTGAATCAGCTAAGCCTGAAGGTGAAAGAATCTGTTATGATCCTTATGCTGTACATTTTATCAGTCCTGAGATAATAAAATTTGGGATGAAACATCCGAAAGAAGCCAAAGAAAAAGTAGAACAAATGGAAAAGCTCTTTCCAGGGCTTAGCAGCTCAATAATGGCTAGAGTTAGATATTTTGATGATTTTACTAAAAAATCAATTGTTGAAGGAATTGAGCAGTTAGTTGTGCTTGGTGCAGGATATGATACTAGAGCATATAGAATTGAGGAATTAAAGGATATAAAAGTGTTTGAAGTTGATCATCCTAACACTCAGAGTTTTAAAATTCAAAAGATTGGAGATATTTTTGGTTCTCGTCCTGATCATGTTGTTTATGTGCCTGTTGATTTTGAAAAGGATACTCTAGGTCAAAAATTATTTGATAATGGCTATGATCCTTTAAAAAAGACTTTATTTATTATGGAAGGGCTTATAATGTACATTCCTCCTAAGGCCGTAGCCAAAACTCTCCTATTTATTGTAGAAAATTCTGGTAAGGGTAGTAAGGTTATTTTTGATTATTATCCTGAATCTGTAGTTGATGGGACCTGTAAATTAGAAATAGGGACAAATATCCGAAATCATGTGGCAGAACAGGGAGAACCGCTCCAATTTGGAATTGAAGAAGAAAAGATCCAAGACTTTCTTATAGAATTTGGATTTTCAGGAATTCAAAATGTAACCAGTGAAAATTACAAAGACATGTATTTCCGCGGTAAAAATGAAAACAGAGAGGTGTGTGAGCTTTTATACTTTGCACATGCTGTTGTTGAATAA